One region of Vibrio pelagius genomic DNA includes:
- a CDS encoding phosphotransferase, whose translation MNTRQKQQTEFEASGANIEVGTPENCPLAPSVLTSITETSAYVTKSIDSGLTAEVYQLTVNGKKYTLKKKRASALVSNLDGKFSFLNEVQRRADFYKLKSTHNDGEVLPNIVDTTYANYRLGIILSPWIEGEPLENLNKDIFKQILETTSLCEQYGLMEWDLCEGNILINKDGKVFLFDFGYMYPFNPLVDINSNGTSDPIFHSVERFETRFFFGWLLGRDNLSEDEKIALFADLKSVAIDVFNKKISWLNANNASPEVIQHFQNIVNKWSQALKSSNALKKLYRAESFRSHVLDIEDDLHGKSCTKKTLARIDHVLDSIANHYEFLNSNNCLFYENTGKSQQNLLETYQNKYKLAQQHLII comes from the coding sequence ATGAACACTAGGCAAAAGCAACAAACGGAGTTCGAAGCAAGTGGGGCCAACATCGAAGTAGGAACTCCTGAAAACTGTCCTCTAGCTCCTTCAGTCTTAACAAGCATTACCGAAACTTCAGCTTATGTCACAAAATCAATAGATTCAGGCCTGACCGCTGAAGTTTATCAACTCACCGTTAATGGTAAAAAATATACTTTAAAGAAAAAGAGAGCTTCGGCACTCGTTTCTAACTTGGATGGCAAATTCTCATTTTTGAATGAAGTTCAACGTAGAGCTGATTTTTACAAATTAAAATCCACCCACAATGATGGTGAAGTCTTACCCAACATTGTAGATACGACTTACGCTAACTATCGATTGGGTATAATACTATCCCCGTGGATCGAAGGTGAGCCGCTAGAAAATTTAAACAAAGATATTTTTAAGCAAATACTAGAAACCACATCGCTATGTGAGCAATACGGGCTAATGGAATGGGACCTTTGCGAAGGTAACATTTTGATTAATAAAGACGGTAAAGTTTTTCTATTCGACTTTGGTTATATGTATCCTTTTAACCCTCTAGTCGATATAAATAGTAATGGTACGTCTGACCCCATTTTTCATAGCGTTGAACGATTCGAAACCCGATTTTTCTTTGGATGGCTCTTAGGTAGAGATAATCTAAGTGAAGATGAAAAAATAGCTTTGTTTGCCGACCTAAAATCTGTAGCGATAGATGTCTTTAACAAAAAAATCTCATGGTTGAATGCAAATAATGCCTCACCTGAGGTTATTCAACACTTTCAAAATATTGTCAATAAATGGTCTCAAGCTTTGAAAAGCAGTAACGCATTAAAGAAGCTATATAGAGCTGAATCATTCAGGTCCCATGTTCTAGATATAGAAGACGACTTGCATGGAAAAAGTTGTACAAAAAAAACCTTAGCAAGAATTGATCATGTTTTGGACTCAATAGCCAATCACTACGAGTTCTTGAATTCAAACAACTGTCTTTTTTACGAAAACACCGGTAAGTCTCAGCAGAACCTACTCGAAACATACCAAAATAAGTATAAGCTTGCACAACAGCATTTGATTATCTAG